A stretch of Lathyrus oleraceus cultivar Zhongwan6 chromosome 6, CAAS_Psat_ZW6_1.0, whole genome shotgun sequence DNA encodes these proteins:
- the LOC127091731 gene encoding methionine gamma-lyase, producing the protein MADTFLITTTATAAAAAKRNRSDEEIETKKKLMQPSLHSSDPAAAIASVRHEFGEHGGVNMSIEPSVSFTVMEPETMRRMFAGEIGPDQDFYVYSRHFNPTVLNLSRLMAALEGTEAAYCTASGMSAISAALLQLVNTGDHVVASSTVYGGTHALLNHFLPRTSNITTTFVEISDIEKVDEAIIEGKTKVLYFESVSNPTLTVANIPELSRVAHRKGVTVVVDNTFTPMVISPARLGADVVVHSISKFVSGGADIIAGAVCGSASLVNSMMDLQQGAIMLLGPTMNPKIAFELSERIPHLGIRMKEHSNRALVFSTRLKKLGLKVIYPGLEDHPHHELLKSIHNKEYGYGGLICIDMGTEERANKLMSYLQNYGQFGFMAVSLGYYETLMSISGSSTSSELNSEEKVLAGISPGLVRMSIGYIGTLEQKWSQLEKAIIRLQECGIANKN; encoded by the exons ATGGCTGATACTTTTCTCATAACCACCACCGCCACTGCCGCTGCCGCTGCCAAGCGAAACCGTTCCGACGAAGAAATCGAAACCAAAAAGAAACTTATGCAGCCTTCACTTCACAGCAGCGATCCCGCCGCGGCAATAGCCAGCGTCCGTCACGAGTTCGGCGAACACGGAGGCGTGAACATGTCGATCGAGCCGTCCGTTTCTTTCACTGTGATGGAACCAGAAACGATGCGCCGCATGTTCGCCGGCGAGATAGGACCAGATCAAGACTTCTACGTCTACAGCCGTCACTTCAATCCGACTGTCCTCAACCTAAGCCGTCTGATGGCGGCTCTCGAAGGAACAGAAGCGGCTTACTGTACGGCAAGCGGCATGTCCGCCATTTCCGCTGCGCTTCTCCAATTGGTTAACACCGGAGATCACGTGGTGGCTTCTTCAACAGTGTACGGTGGGACTCACGCGCTTCTGAATCACTTTCTTCCGAGGACAAGCAACATAACGACCACGTTCGTTGAGATATCTGATATTGAGAAAGTGGATGAGGCGATTATCGAAGGGAAGACTAAGGTTTTGTACTTTGAATCGGTTTCGAATCCTACTTTGACGGTGGCGAATATACCGGAGTTGAGTAGAGTTGCGCATCGGAAAGGCGTTACGGTGGTTGTGGATAATACGTTTACGCCGATGGTGATTTCGCCGGCTCGTCTTGGTGCTGACGTGGTTGTTCATAGTATCTCGAAATTTGTGAGTGGTGGGGCTGATATCATAGCAG GTGCTGTGTGTGGAAGTGCAAGCCTAGTGAATTCCATGATGGATCTCCAACAAGGTGCCATAATGCTATTAGGCCCAACAATGAACCCCAAAATAGCCTTTGAATTATCAGAAAGAATCCCTCATTTGGGCATAAGGATGAAAGAACATAGCAATCGTGCATTAGTTTTTTCAACAAGACTTAAAAAACTAGGCCTTAAAGTTATCTACCCTGGCCTAGAGGATCATCCACATCATGAGTTATTGAAATCCATTCACAACAAAGAATATGGCTATGGTGGACTTATTTGCATTGACATGGGAACAGAAGAGAGAGCTAATAAACTGATGAGCTATTTGCAAAACTATGGTCAATTTGGTTTCATGGCTGTTAGTTTGGGTTATTATGAGACACTTATGTCTATTTCTGGAAGTAGTACTAGTAGTGAGCTGAATTCCGAGGAGAAGGTTCTTGCTGGAATCTCGCCGGGGCTTGTGAGGATGTCGATAGGATATATCGGGACGTTGGAGCAGAAATGGAGTCAGCTTGAAAAAGCGATTATTAGACTTCAAGAATGTGGTATTGCTAATAAGAATTGA